In Girardinichthys multiradiatus isolate DD_20200921_A chromosome 18, DD_fGirMul_XY1, whole genome shotgun sequence, a single window of DNA contains:
- the nup88 gene encoding nucleoporin 88 yields the protein MAAFGADRWLNDLPNHTIFKKVRERLDSESGTNEKGTAKNLTFCLGGDFFLWDDAEGVFYTTNLRQLNSAEPESSGKYQTLQCINPPLFQVCQVLLSPTQHHVALVGLRGVSVLELPQRWGKRSEFEGGRDTINCKTTPVAERFFTSSPSVNLRQAAWYPSETDEPHLVMLSSDNTIRFYGLRSPQTPAKVLPVSQSEDETSLHPPVRSYAASLGEIAVAFDFGSVSSPHRHLAAQGSKDRPVYPLYILYENGETYVSYTSQTNGLCVSKPFGPLPMYPAAEDNYGYDACAILCLPCIPSILVIATETGTLYHCVVLESEEEEEAGAMEKWIRGSKAVPSLYVFECIELELTLKVATEEDEPQEFDFTCPIRLHRDPLCQQRYHCTHEAGVHSVGLIWLNKLQKFLQSNEEDKDNLQELAAEKRCIVEHILCTRPLLSSQSAPVHGFLIMSDLSLGATMICITASYECIMLPLLSSIRPPSPPLLCSHPGPGSASSPLRGLANDSFEQHIRSILARSSTNPIVLKAGDKEASPPPAECLQLLSRATQVFREEYVMKQDMAREEMQRRVKLLTGQKSKQVEELALCREEKKSLTEAAERLADKYEDAKYRQEALMNRVKKVLSSLRSQLPILSNSEKDMKKELQSINDQLKHLDNCIRQVNMKMEYQKKQVDKDMSSSRTTVPLNAQQKKVVQDVLREQGQQIGDMMKQIKDIKNHFSF from the coding sequence ATGGCGGCATTCGGCGCAGATCGGTGGCTGAATGATTTACCAAATCACACTATTTTCAAGAAGGTACGAGAGAGGCTGGACTCAGAGTCCGGGACAAATGAAAAAGGAACCGCAAAAAATCTCACGTTTTGTCTGGGTGGAGACTTTTTCCTTTGGGACGACGCTGAAGGCGTGTTTTACACCACCAACCTACGGCAGTTGAACTCCGCTGAGCCTGAAAGCAGCGGGAAGTACCAGACATTACAGTGCATCAACCCCCCTCTGTTCCAGGTCTGCCAGGTGCTACTAAGCCCCACACAGCACCATGTCGCGCTGGTCGGGTTGAGGGGGGTTTCGGTTCTGGAGCTCCCTCAGCGGTGGGGAAAGAGGTCTGAGTTCGAGGGGGGACGGGACACGATAAACTGCAAGACCACCCCGGTGGCGGAGCGCTTCTTCACCAGCTCACCGTCGGTGAACCTGCGACAGGCGGCTTGGTACCCGAGCGAGACTGACGAGCCCCATCTGGTAATGCTCTCATCCGACAACACCATTAGATTTTACGGGCTGAGGTCGCCTCAGACCCCCGCCAAAGTGCTGCCCGTGTCGCAGTCGGAGGATGAAACCAGCCTCCACCCACCGGTGCGTTCTTACGCAGCGTCTCTGGGAGAAATAGCTGTTGCCTTTGATTTTGGGTCGGTTTCTTCCCCCCATCGGCATCTGGCAGCACAGGGCTCCAAAGACCGGCCCGTTTATCCTCTCTACATCCTCTATGAAAACGGGGAAACCTACGTGAGCTACACCAGCCAGACAAACGGCCTTTGCGTGAGTAAACCATTCGGACCCCTCCCCATGTATCCTGCTGCGGAGGATAACTACGGCTACGACGCTTGCGCCATTCTGTGCCTACCGTGCATCCCTAGCATCCTGGTGATCGCGACAGAGACGGGGACGCTGTATCACTGCGTAGTGCTGGagtctgaggaggaggaggaggctggAGCGATGGAGAAGTGGATCAGAGGCTCAAAGGCAGTCCCATCTCTCTATGTGTTTGAATGCATTGAGCTGGAACTCACACTCAAAGTGGCAACAGAAGAAGACGAGCCTCAGGAGTTTGATTTCACTTGTCCCATCAGGCTGCACAGAGACCCCCTGTGTCAGCAGAGGTACCACTGCACCCATGAGGCAGGAGTGCACAGTGTGGGGCTCATATGGCTCAACAAGCTGCAGAAGTTTCTCCAGTCCAATGAGGAGGACAAGGACAATCTGCAGGAACTGGCTGCTGAGAAGCGCTGCATTGTGGAGCACATTCTCTGCACCAGACCTCTGCTTAGCAGCCAGTCGGCTCCAGTTCATGGCTTCTTAATCATGTCTGACCTTTCTCTGGGAGCCACCATGATCTGCATCACAGCCAGCTACGAGTGCATCATGTTGCCACTGCTGAGCTCCATTCGCCCTCCCTCTCCTCCACTGCTTTGTTCCCATCCAGGTCCCGGCTCTGCCAGCTCACCTCTCCGTGGCCTGGCCAATGATTCCTTCGAGCAGCACATCCGCAGCATCCTGGCACGAAGCTCCACCAATCCCATTGTGCTCAAGGCTGGCGACAAAGAGGCTTCCCCGCCACCGGCCGAGTGCCTGCAGCTCCTCAGTAGAGCCACACAGGTGTTCCGTGAGGAATACGTTATGAAGCAGGATATGGCCCGCGAAGAGATGCAGAGGAGGGTGAAACTCCTGACGGGTCAGAAGAGCAAGCAGGTGGAGGAGCTGGCTCTGTGCAgggaggagaagaagagttTGACAGAAGCGGCAGAGAGGTTGGCAGACAAGTACGAAGATGCCAAGTATCGGCAGGAGGCTCTCATGAACAGGGTGAAAAAAGTGCTGTCCAGCCTTCGGAGCCAACTGCCCATTCTGTCCAACAGCGAGAAGGACATgaagaaggagctgcagagcatCAACGATCAGCTTAAACACCTGGACAACTGCATCAGGCAGGTGAACATGAAGATGGAGTACCAGAAGAAGCAAGTGGACAAGGACATGTCTTCCTCCAGGACGACGGTCCCGCTCAACGCTCAGCAGAAGAAGGTGGTCCAAGATGTCCTTAGAGAGCAGGGACAACAGATCGGAGACATGATGAAGCAGATCAAAGACATTAAAAATCACTTCAGTTTCTAA
- the psmd8 gene encoding 26S proteasome non-ATPase regulatory subunit 8, which yields MALKETAGLYETLKAEWNKKNPNLNKCGDLLIKLKVSLLDLNFLPTSGSAITKQQLILARDVLEIGALWSILKKDIPSFERYMAQLKCYYFDYKDELPDAAYMHQLLGLNLLFLLSQNRVSEFHTELERLSARDIQTNVYIKHPVSLEQYLMEGSYNKVFLAKGNIPAESYTFFIDILLDTIRDEIAGCIEKAYEQIQFSEATRVLFFNSPKKMTDYAKKRGWTQNPDGYYTFTSQHQRTEEVTIPSTELAQQVIEYARHLEMIV from the exons ATGGCGTTGAAAGAGACCGCGGGGCTGTATGAGACTCTTAAAGCTGAGTGGAACAAGAAAAACCCGAACCTGAATAAATGTGGGGACCTCCTGATCAAGCTAAAG gtTTCCCTGCTGGATCTGAACTTTTTACCTACTAGTGGATCGGCGATCACCAAGCAGCAGCTTATTTTAGCTC GTGATGTCCTTGAGATTGGAGCTCTGTGGAGCATCCTCAAGAAAGACATACCATCTTTTGAGAGATACATGGCTCAGCTAAAATGTTACTACTTTGATTACAA AGATGAACTTCCTGATGCTGCCTACATGCACCAGTTGCTTGGACTAAACCTGCTCTTCTTGCTCTCTCAGAACCGTGTGTCTGAGTTTCACACAGAACTCGAGAGACTGAGTGCTCGAGATATTCAGACCAACGTGTACATCAAACATCCAGTCTCACTAGAACAG TACTTGATGGAGGGAAGCTACAACAAGGTATTTCTTGCAAAAGGGAACATTCCTGCTGAGAGTTACACCTTCTTCATAGATATTTTGCTGGACACCATTCG TGACGAGATTGCTGGTTGCATTGAAAAAGCATATGAGCAGATCCAGTTCAGTGAAGCAACCCGAGTGCTTTTCTTCAACTCTCCAAAAAAGATGACGGACTACGCCAAgaag AGAGGCTGGACCCAGAACCCAGATGGCTATTACACTTTCACCAGTCAGCACCAGCGGACAGAAGAAGTGACCATACCCTCCACAGAGCTGGCACAACAGGTCATCGAATACGCACGACACCTGGAAATGATTGTGTAA
- the ehd2b gene encoding EH domain-containing protein 2b isoform X1 has product MSRWGRKNVKKAPEVIRTVTEGLKSMYRKKLLPLEQYYGFHDFHSPSLEDADFDNKPMVLVVGQYSTGKTTFIKYLLEQDIPGSRVGPEPTTDCFTAIMHGEVEGVIPGNALIVDPNKPFRKLNPFGNTFLNRFQCAQMPNQVLESISIIDTPGILSGAKQRVSRGERGDKGYDFPAVLRWFAERVDLIILLFDAHKLEISDEFSEAIGALKGNEDKLRVVLNKADMVGTQQLMRVYGALMWSLGKVFGTPEVLRVYIGSFWSEPLLVTDNRKLFELEEEDLFADIQNLPRNAALRKLNDLVKRARLVRVHAHIISYLKQEMPSVFRKDNKKKNLIYQLPVIFTKIQLQHNISAGDFPDCAKMQEQLMVHDFTKFKTLKPNLMVALDELLSSDIAKLMPLLRQEELEAGDQLGVQGGAFLGTRAGPFTEGGPFAEENGERCEEDEDWVVTKDKPKYDEIFYNLAPNEGKLSGTKAKDWMVSTRLPNSVLGRIWKLSDVDRDGMLDDEEFALASHLIEVKLEGHGLPPELPSRLIPPSKRRQKGSDA; this is encoded by the exons ATGTCACGCTGGGGGcgtaaaaatgtaaagaaggCGCCTGAGGTGATCCGCACTGTGACAGAAGGGCTGAAGTCTATGTACCGTAAGAAGCTGCTGCCTCTGGAGCAGTATTATGGTTTCCATGACTTCCACTCCCCCAGTCTGGAAGATGCAGACTTTGACAACAAGCCCATGGTTTTGGTCGTGGGACAGTACTCCACTGGGAAGACCACATTCATCAA GTATCTACTGGAGCAGGATATTCCTGGGAGCAGAGTGGGTCCTGAACCCACCACTGACTGCTTTACTGCCATCATGCATGGAGAGGTGGAGGGAGTTATTCCCGGGAATGCTCTCATCGTAGATCCCAACAAGCCATTCCGTAAACTCAACCCATTCGGAAACACCTTCCTCAACAG ATTTCAGTGTGCCCAGATGCCCAACCAGGTTTTGGAGAGCATCAGCATCATTGACACACCGGGGATCCTGTCTGGCGCCAAGCAGAGAGTAAGCCGAGGTGAGCGGGGTGACAAAG GTTATGACTTCCCAGCTGTGCTGCGCTGGTTTGCGGAGCGTGTGGACCTTATCATCCTGCTGTTCGATGCCCACAAACTGGAGATCTCAGATGAGTTCTCCGAGGCCATCGGGGCCCTGAAGGGCAACGAGGACAAGCTACGGGTGGTGCTCAACAAAGCTGACATGGTGGGGACCCAGCAGCTGATGAGAGTGTACGGAGCGCTGATGTGGTCCCTGGGGAAGGTGTTCGGCACCCCAGAGGTTCTGCGTGTCTACATCGGCTCCTTCTGGTCAGAGCCACTCCTGGTCACTGATAACCGTAAGCTATTTGAGCTTGAGGAGGAGGATTTGTTTGCTGACATCCAGAACCTCCCTCGCAATGCAGCTTTACGCAAGCTCAACGACCTGGTCAAGAGGGCGCGTCTGGTCAGG GTTCATGCCCACATCATCAGTTATTTGAAGCAGGAGATGCCATCTGTCTTCAGGAAGGACAATAAGAAGAAGAATCTCATCTATCAGCTGCCAGTTATCTTCACTAAGATCCAGCTGCAGCACAACATTTCTGCTGGGGATTTCCCAGATTGTGCTAAGATGCAG GAACAACTGATGGTTCACGATTTCACCAAGTTCAAAACTCTGAAGCCAAACCTGATGGTGGCCTTGGATGAGCTGCTCTCCTCTGACATTGCCAAATTAATGCCCCTGCTGCgccaggaggagctggaagcAGGAGATCAACTTGGCGTGCAGGGCGGTGCCTTCCTGGGGACCCGGGCCGGGCCCTTCACAGAAGGTGGCCCTTTTGCTGAGGAGAATGGAGAGAGATGTGAGGAGGACGAGGACTGGGTGGTGACCAAGGACAAGCCCAAGTATGATGAAATCTTCTACAACCTCGCCCCCAACGAGGGCAAGCTGAGCGGCACCAAGGCAAAGGACTGGATGGTGAGCACGCGCCTGCCCAACTCAGTGCTGGGTCGCATCTGGAAGCTGTCAGATGTGGACCGCGACGGCATGCTGGATGATGAGGAATTTGCCCTGGCCAGTCATCTAATTGAGGTGAAGCTGGAAGGCCACGGTCTACCTCCCGAGCTGCCCTCCCGTCTGATCCCGCCTTCCAAACGCAGGCAGAAGGGCTCTGACGCTTAG
- the ehd2b gene encoding EH domain-containing protein 2b isoform X2, whose translation MSRWGRKNVKKAPEVIRTVTEGLKSMYRKKLLPLEQYYGFHDFHSPSLEDADFDNKPMVLVVGQYSTGKTTFIKYLLEQDIPGSRVGPEPTTDCFTAIMHGEVEGVIPGNALIVDPNKPFRKLNPFGNTFLNRFQCAQMPNQVLESISIIDTPGILSGAKQRVSRGYDFPAVLRWFAERVDLIILLFDAHKLEISDEFSEAIGALKGNEDKLRVVLNKADMVGTQQLMRVYGALMWSLGKVFGTPEVLRVYIGSFWSEPLLVTDNRKLFELEEEDLFADIQNLPRNAALRKLNDLVKRARLVRVHAHIISYLKQEMPSVFRKDNKKKNLIYQLPVIFTKIQLQHNISAGDFPDCAKMQEQLMVHDFTKFKTLKPNLMVALDELLSSDIAKLMPLLRQEELEAGDQLGVQGGAFLGTRAGPFTEGGPFAEENGERCEEDEDWVVTKDKPKYDEIFYNLAPNEGKLSGTKAKDWMVSTRLPNSVLGRIWKLSDVDRDGMLDDEEFALASHLIEVKLEGHGLPPELPSRLIPPSKRRQKGSDA comes from the exons ATGTCACGCTGGGGGcgtaaaaatgtaaagaaggCGCCTGAGGTGATCCGCACTGTGACAGAAGGGCTGAAGTCTATGTACCGTAAGAAGCTGCTGCCTCTGGAGCAGTATTATGGTTTCCATGACTTCCACTCCCCCAGTCTGGAAGATGCAGACTTTGACAACAAGCCCATGGTTTTGGTCGTGGGACAGTACTCCACTGGGAAGACCACATTCATCAA GTATCTACTGGAGCAGGATATTCCTGGGAGCAGAGTGGGTCCTGAACCCACCACTGACTGCTTTACTGCCATCATGCATGGAGAGGTGGAGGGAGTTATTCCCGGGAATGCTCTCATCGTAGATCCCAACAAGCCATTCCGTAAACTCAACCCATTCGGAAACACCTTCCTCAACAG ATTTCAGTGTGCCCAGATGCCCAACCAGGTTTTGGAGAGCATCAGCATCATTGACACACCGGGGATCCTGTCTGGCGCCAAGCAGAGAGTAAGCCGAG GTTATGACTTCCCAGCTGTGCTGCGCTGGTTTGCGGAGCGTGTGGACCTTATCATCCTGCTGTTCGATGCCCACAAACTGGAGATCTCAGATGAGTTCTCCGAGGCCATCGGGGCCCTGAAGGGCAACGAGGACAAGCTACGGGTGGTGCTCAACAAAGCTGACATGGTGGGGACCCAGCAGCTGATGAGAGTGTACGGAGCGCTGATGTGGTCCCTGGGGAAGGTGTTCGGCACCCCAGAGGTTCTGCGTGTCTACATCGGCTCCTTCTGGTCAGAGCCACTCCTGGTCACTGATAACCGTAAGCTATTTGAGCTTGAGGAGGAGGATTTGTTTGCTGACATCCAGAACCTCCCTCGCAATGCAGCTTTACGCAAGCTCAACGACCTGGTCAAGAGGGCGCGTCTGGTCAGG GTTCATGCCCACATCATCAGTTATTTGAAGCAGGAGATGCCATCTGTCTTCAGGAAGGACAATAAGAAGAAGAATCTCATCTATCAGCTGCCAGTTATCTTCACTAAGATCCAGCTGCAGCACAACATTTCTGCTGGGGATTTCCCAGATTGTGCTAAGATGCAG GAACAACTGATGGTTCACGATTTCACCAAGTTCAAAACTCTGAAGCCAAACCTGATGGTGGCCTTGGATGAGCTGCTCTCCTCTGACATTGCCAAATTAATGCCCCTGCTGCgccaggaggagctggaagcAGGAGATCAACTTGGCGTGCAGGGCGGTGCCTTCCTGGGGACCCGGGCCGGGCCCTTCACAGAAGGTGGCCCTTTTGCTGAGGAGAATGGAGAGAGATGTGAGGAGGACGAGGACTGGGTGGTGACCAAGGACAAGCCCAAGTATGATGAAATCTTCTACAACCTCGCCCCCAACGAGGGCAAGCTGAGCGGCACCAAGGCAAAGGACTGGATGGTGAGCACGCGCCTGCCCAACTCAGTGCTGGGTCGCATCTGGAAGCTGTCAGATGTGGACCGCGACGGCATGCTGGATGATGAGGAATTTGCCCTGGCCAGTCATCTAATTGAGGTGAAGCTGGAAGGCCACGGTCTACCTCCCGAGCTGCCCTCCCGTCTGATCCCGCCTTCCAAACGCAGGCAGAAGGGCTCTGACGCTTAG